In Burkholderia sp. GAS332, one DNA window encodes the following:
- a CDS encoding Transposase DDE domain-containing protein — protein sequence MAALMMSGMRSSVQAELDGLFGALHGQTVRTRAVSAQAFSKARRGLSAELFELARARLIELAQPYIDSMRWNGLRLVAADGSRLRVGTREGHDLRADHYAFALFLPGPELTLHAALHPADGSERQMLFEALDVLQPHTDLLLLDRGYLGNMMVAALAQREIPFCLRVDARAWTCVTAFARSGEAERFVTLAAPDEQDALDYELVRTPTTVRLIRDVTPGGRVRVLMTSLLDRQRYPAATFGALYHQRWRIEEAFKRLKHRLRLEAVTGLDYLALQQDFGAKTVADNLCTLLSDLDDASHDDAPASRPDRVYALGALKPILGACLLRIEHCLNLLPKVMPAIHQARCRIQPSRSYPRPPRKAKPHHHLAYKLA from the coding sequence ATGGCAGCGTTGATGATGTCGGGCATGCGCTCGAGCGTGCAGGCCGAGCTCGATGGGCTGTTTGGCGCGTTGCACGGGCAAACGGTGCGCACCCGGGCGGTAAGTGCACAGGCCTTCAGCAAGGCGCGCCGCGGCCTGTCGGCCGAGCTGTTCGAACTGGCCCGCGCGCGCCTGATCGAGCTGGCCCAACCCTACATTGATTCGATGCGCTGGAATGGCCTGAGGCTGGTCGCAGCCGACGGTAGCCGTCTGCGGGTAGGCACGCGCGAAGGCCATGATCTGCGCGCCGACCACTACGCATTTGCGCTGTTCCTGCCGGGGCCCGAACTGACCCTGCACGCCGCGCTTCATCCGGCCGACGGCTCCGAGCGGCAGATGCTGTTCGAAGCGCTGGACGTACTGCAACCGCACACCGATCTGCTGCTGCTCGATCGCGGCTATCTCGGCAACATGATGGTAGCCGCCCTGGCACAGCGCGAGATCCCGTTCTGTCTACGCGTGGATGCACGCGCCTGGACGTGCGTCACCGCCTTTGCGCGCAGTGGCGAGGCTGAGCGCTTCGTGACACTGGCCGCGCCCGATGAACAGGACGCCCTTGACTATGAACTGGTGCGCACGCCCACCACGGTGCGCCTGATCCGCGATGTCACTCCTGGCGGACGTGTTCGCGTGCTGATGACCTCGCTGCTCGATCGCCAGCGCTATCCGGCTGCCACCTTCGGGGCGCTCTACCATCAGCGCTGGCGCATCGAGGAAGCGTTCAAACGGCTCAAGCACCGGCTGCGGCTGGAGGCCGTCACGGGGCTGGACTACCTGGCGCTGCAGCAGGACTTCGGCGCAAAAACCGTCGCCGACAACCTGTGCACACTGCTCAGCGATCTCGACGATGCGTCTCACGATGACGCACCTGCCAGCCGTCCTGACCGTGTTTATGCGCTGGGTGCCCTCAAGCCGATCCTCGGCGCGTGCCTGCTACGGATTGAACACTGCCTGAACCTGCTGCCCAAAGTCATGCCGGCCATCCACCAGGCCCGATGTCGTATCCAGCCCTCGCGCTCTTACCCACGACCGCCCAGAAAAGCCAAGCCCCATCACCATCTCGCGTACAAGCTTGCTTGA
- a CDS encoding general secretion pathway protein J, whose protein sequence is MRARGFTLIELLVAIAIMAVIAVLSWRGLDQIIRGRETITNAMEDERVFAQLFDQMRIDARQAASDDESGQAAISVSGSVLQIVREMVLPGEAPRLQVVRYRVSEGRVIRYASPPLGNVGDLRRALRGGEGDGWTAVPLMGGVGAISARLYVPKVGWTTQMKDVQSAITENDNNLKVPQLGNAPLPRSVTGLEVSVGAKSLAQPVTRVFLVGE, encoded by the coding sequence ATGCGCGCGCGTGGTTTCACGCTGATCGAGTTGCTGGTCGCGATTGCGATCATGGCGGTGATTGCCGTGTTGTCGTGGCGTGGGTTGGACCAGATCATTCGTGGCCGGGAGACGATCACGAACGCGATGGAAGACGAGCGCGTTTTTGCGCAGTTGTTCGATCAGATGCGGATTGATGCGCGGCAGGCCGCGTCGGATGATGAGTCCGGGCAGGCGGCGATATCGGTTTCAGGCAGTGTGTTGCAGATCGTGCGGGAGATGGTGTTACCGGGGGAGGCGCCGCGTTTGCAGGTGGTGAGGTACCGCGTGTCCGAGGGGCGTGTGATTCGGTATGCGTCGCCGCCGTTGGGGAATGTGGGGGATCTGCGGCGCGCGTTGCGCGGTGGTGAGGGTGATGGGTGGACGGCGGTACCTTTGATGGGGGGCGTTGGGGCAATTTCTGCTCGTCTTTATGTGCCGAAGGTGGGCTGGACTACGCAGATGAAGGATGTGCAGAGTGCTATTACGGAGAACGACAATAATTTGAAGGTGCCCCAGTTGGGGAATGCGCCGCTGCCGCGGTCGGTGACTGGGCTGGAAGTGAGTGTTGGGGCTAAGTCGTTGGCGCAGCCTGTTACGCGGGTTTTTCTCGTCGGAGAATGA
- a CDS encoding general secretion pathway protein I → MRRCRGTGARVSQSDSQRGFTMIEVLVALAIIAIALAASMRAVGSLASGEADLHRRLLAGWSADNTLAQLHLTHGWPNVGSTSFDCSQGNLQLICTEQVTATPNPVFRRVEVMVTMPGRSGNLAQMVTVVANENNRSL, encoded by the coding sequence ATGCGTCGTTGCAGGGGCACAGGCGCGCGCGTATCGCAGAGTGATTCGCAGCGTGGTTTTACGATGATTGAAGTGCTGGTGGCGCTGGCGATTATCGCGATTGCGTTGGCGGCATCGATGCGCGCGGTGGGGAGTCTGGCGAGCGGCGAAGCGGATTTGCACCGTCGTCTGCTGGCGGGATGGAGTGCGGACAATACGCTGGCGCAATTGCATTTGACGCATGGTTGGCCGAACGTCGGCTCGACGAGTTTTGACTGCTCGCAGGGCAATTTGCAGTTGATCTGTACCGAGCAAGTGACGGCGACGCCGAATCCGGTGTTTCGCCGTGTCGAAGTGATGGTGACGATGCCTGGGCGTTCCGGCAATCTTGCGCAGATGGTGACGGTGGTCGCGAATGAAAACAACCGTTCGCTCTAA
- a CDS encoding general secretion pathway protein L: MSTLIVLLPPRDPAVPSQEWQLPELPFVLLDKSGRTQRAGRSALALLPRASSTVLMVAARDLLMMPAKLPPLRGPRLRQALPNIVEDQLIQDPQTCHIAVDPQPVAGGRQLLAIIDRGWFRFICEGFAAAGHRSVRAVPVTRCLPQAATLDTPAEVAEMVNAGEPVGAGSASVATSLPVIAPGVASAVPMVAAVLGAVVQTAPAFLLEGAVESVAVNVAPRVELAIARGVQGEGLAVPASAVNATLSALAGAAPVSLYMLTEVPGNEPSLAATSPAKLAAYVHGASPLPFEQLARRALTCRFDLCQFEFASQPWRLDRATLRRLRLPVMLAVGALVIAIVGANVQWLMLSRQRDAINTQMTELLLNTFPKTTVVLDAPDQMSRQLQQLRVAAGELSPDDFLSLADGLARSLAPVPVNGIAALDYHDRRLDVTFKPEVKLDADFAKRLARNGLTGAIDSNTGKWTIRNGQ; this comes from the coding sequence TTGAGCACGCTGATCGTCCTATTGCCGCCGCGTGATCCGGCGGTGCCATCGCAGGAATGGCAACTGCCGGAGTTGCCGTTCGTGCTGCTCGACAAGTCGGGCCGCACCCAACGCGCGGGCCGCTCGGCGCTCGCGCTGCTGCCGCGCGCCTCGTCGACGGTGCTGATGGTCGCCGCCCGCGACCTGCTGATGATGCCCGCCAAGCTGCCGCCATTGCGTGGCCCGCGGCTGCGCCAGGCCTTGCCGAATATCGTCGAGGATCAACTGATCCAGGACCCGCAAACCTGTCACATTGCCGTCGACCCGCAACCGGTCGCGGGCGGCCGTCAGTTGCTCGCGATCATCGACCGCGGCTGGTTCCGCTTCATCTGCGAAGGCTTTGCCGCCGCCGGCCACCGCAGCGTGCGCGCCGTGCCCGTCACGCGCTGCCTGCCGCAAGCCGCCACGCTCGATACGCCCGCCGAAGTCGCGGAAATGGTCAACGCGGGCGAGCCAGTCGGAGCGGGCTCGGCTAGCGTGGCGACGTCGCTGCCGGTCATCGCGCCGGGCGTCGCGTCCGCCGTCCCGATGGTGGCGGCCGTGCTCGGCGCTGTCGTCCAGACCGCACCCGCGTTCCTGCTTGAAGGTGCGGTCGAAAGCGTGGCGGTGAACGTGGCGCCACGCGTCGAACTGGCGATCGCACGCGGCGTACAAGGCGAGGGGCTGGCGGTGCCGGCTAGCGCCGTGAACGCGACGCTCAGCGCGCTCGCCGGCGCCGCGCCGGTGTCGCTGTACATGCTGACTGAGGTGCCCGGCAATGAGCCGAGTCTGGCGGCAACCAGCCCGGCGAAGCTCGCCGCCTATGTGCACGGGGCCAGCCCGTTGCCGTTCGAGCAACTCGCGCGCCGCGCGCTGACGTGCCGCTTCGACCTGTGTCAGTTCGAGTTCGCCTCGCAGCCGTGGCGGCTCGACCGCGCGACGCTGCGGCGTCTGCGCCTGCCGGTCATGCTGGCGGTCGGCGCGCTGGTGATCGCGATTGTCGGCGCGAACGTGCAGTGGCTGATGCTCTCGCGTCAGCGCGACGCGATCAACACGCAGATGACCGAGCTGCTCCTCAACACCTTCCCCAAGACGACGGTCGTGCTCGACGCGCCCGACCAGATGTCGCGCCAGTTGCAGCAGCTGCGGGTGGCGGCGGGTGAGCTGTCGCCGGACGATTTTCTGTCGCTCGCCGATGGCTTGGCACGCTCGTTGGCGCCGGTGCCGGTCAACGGTATCGCCGCGCTCGACTATCACGACCGGCGGCTCGATGTGACCTTCAAGCCTGAAGTAAAACTCGATGCTGATTTCGCCAAGCGCCTTGCGCGCAACGGCCTGACCGGCGCGATCGACAGCAATACCGGTAAGTGGACCATCAGGAACGGACAATGA
- a CDS encoding general secretion pathway protein K, which produces MTALSLRVGDVGAQIPDAPLPPPSQGTHLRISGWSRFLLPTFLCGRQRKVGAPPHRGNANKPIRKQGKANAAGTQAGELPQAKQQGVAIISALLVVALSAILVSGLLWRQQVQIRRIENQRLLSQAQWVARGALDWTRLILRSEGDTSAGITYLGGVWGVPIAKTRLSDFLGQIGEVRAEQGQETYLSGSIEDAQAKFNLRNLVSSPAPGVMQLNAEQVDAYQRLLVSLGVNSQLAKTTAVQVRSSLAQSATRFQTVTSAAGTTATPIAPGGGATGGSFTDKPGIEDGDDNAAVAPLQMTSVDSLLDIPGYTPEMVARLRPFVTVLPTVSAVNMNTAPAEVIAAIVPGMSLSAAQAFVARRQTVFFHNVSDVQLALSGAGVQSAQIDPNEMDVNTSYFFIRGRVQHERAVVDRTTLVYRDALTHTTRIVRIQDQL; this is translated from the coding sequence ATGACTGCTTTGTCACTCCGGGTTGGGGATGTGGGGGCACAGATTCCAGATGCACCACTACCCCCTCCAAGCCAGGGGACCCACTTAAGAATTAGCGGTTGGAGCCGCTTTCTTTTGCCTACTTTTCTTTGCGGCCGGCAAAGAAAAGTAGGTGCCCCCCCGCACAGGGGGAACGCTAATAAACCAATAAGAAAACAAGGAAAGGCCAACGCCGCAGGCACACAGGCAGGAGAGCTGCCGCAGGCAAAACAACAAGGCGTAGCCATCATCAGCGCTCTACTAGTAGTCGCGCTATCAGCGATCCTGGTATCGGGCCTCCTCTGGCGCCAGCAAGTCCAAATCCGAAGGATAGAAAACCAACGTCTCCTCTCTCAAGCGCAATGGGTCGCCCGAGGCGCGCTGGACTGGACGCGCCTGATCCTCCGCTCAGAGGGCGACACCTCAGCAGGCATCACCTACTTAGGCGGGGTATGGGGCGTCCCCATTGCAAAAACACGTCTGTCGGACTTCCTAGGCCAAATCGGTGAAGTCAGAGCCGAACAAGGCCAAGAGACCTATCTCTCCGGCTCAATCGAAGACGCCCAAGCCAAATTCAACCTCCGCAATCTGGTCTCGAGCCCCGCCCCCGGCGTCATGCAACTCAACGCGGAGCAGGTCGATGCCTACCAGCGCCTGCTGGTCTCCCTCGGCGTGAACAGCCAACTGGCAAAAACCACCGCCGTGCAGGTCCGCTCGAGCCTCGCTCAATCGGCAACGCGTTTTCAGACGGTCACTTCCGCCGCCGGGACAACGGCAACCCCGATCGCCCCAGGCGGCGGCGCCACCGGCGGTAGCTTCACCGACAAACCCGGCATCGAAGACGGCGACGACAACGCTGCCGTCGCGCCGCTGCAAATGACCAGCGTCGATTCGCTGCTCGATATCCCCGGCTATACGCCGGAAATGGTCGCGCGCTTGCGCCCGTTCGTCACCGTGCTGCCCACGGTATCGGCGGTCAACATGAATACAGCCCCCGCCGAAGTCATCGCGGCAATCGTGCCAGGAATGAGTCTGTCCGCCGCGCAAGCCTTCGTCGCGCGCCGGCAGACCGTGTTTTTCCATAACGTCAGCGATGTGCAACTCGCCTTGAGCGGCGCCGGCGTACAGTCCGCCCAGATCGATCCGAATGAAATGGACGTCAACACGAGCTACTTTTTCATCCGCGGCCGCGTGCAGCACGAACGCGCGGTAGTGGACCGCACGACCCTCGTCTATCGTGACGCATTGACTCACACTACGCGTATCGTGCGGATACAAGACCAACTATGA
- a CDS encoding type II secretion system protein N (GspN) produces MTYWMRRLRVALPWLVVAVLASAAVMLTLLPAAWITPQFAKQTRGHVNLVDPAGSLWHGSATLMLAAGSDMSAATLLPGRIEWRTAFWPLFTGRVRMIMRHSEAMPDPITVDATLRSATVTPGAMAVPASLLSGLGAPFNTLDLQGDVRLSWSDWRSFNQEAFGQLTVTLNDVSSRVSLVKPLGSYRLQFQAQGASSTLDLTTLKGPLMLTGNGSVSSASTSFHGSASAAPEARDNLAGLLNLLGRPSGPDTVALTFVH; encoded by the coding sequence ATGACTTACTGGATGCGGCGCCTGCGCGTCGCGCTACCCTGGCTAGTGGTCGCGGTGCTGGCGAGCGCGGCCGTGATGCTCACCTTGTTGCCGGCCGCCTGGATTACTCCGCAGTTCGCCAAACAGACCCGTGGCCACGTCAATCTCGTCGATCCGGCGGGCTCGCTGTGGCACGGCTCGGCCACGCTGATGCTCGCCGCCGGTTCCGATATGAGCGCGGCGACCCTGCTGCCGGGACGGATCGAATGGCGCACCGCGTTCTGGCCGCTTTTCACCGGCCGCGTGCGGATGATCATGCGGCACAGCGAAGCGATGCCCGACCCGATCACCGTCGATGCGACGCTGCGCAGCGCCACCGTTACGCCGGGCGCGATGGCGGTGCCGGCTTCGTTGCTGAGCGGCCTCGGCGCGCCGTTCAATACGCTCGATCTGCAAGGCGACGTGCGCCTCTCATGGTCCGATTGGCGCAGCTTTAATCAGGAAGCGTTCGGTCAGCTGACGGTGACCCTGAACGATGTCAGTTCGCGTGTCTCGCTGGTCAAGCCGCTGGGTTCTTACCGGCTGCAGTTCCAGGCGCAGGGCGCGTCGTCCACGCTGGATCTGACGACCCTCAAGGGGCCATTGATGCTGACCGGTAACGGCAGCGTGTCGTCAGCCTCGACATCGTTTCATGGGTCGGCAAGCGCCGCCCCAGAAGCGCGCGACAACCTCGCGGGACTCCTGAATCTGTTGGGCCGGCCAAGCGGACCGGATACGGTCGCGCTGACGTTCGTACACTAA
- a CDS encoding efflux transporter, outer membrane factor (OMF) lipoprotein, NodT family has protein sequence MQFERISRARTLAPRALTIAVAAALATLLAGCVVGPDYKRPAAEIPASYKEAAPGWKVAQPADQQDRGDWWTIYEDPQLNALEDKLNASNQTIAQFAAAYRQARALVGEARAAYFPTIGASAGGTRSGYGSSSGNNTTTTSSRSGISNSYNVQLDASWEPDLWGSVTRSVNSQKAGAQGAAADLANARLSAQGTLAQTYFSLRALDSTQKLLDDTVVAYQKSLQLTQNQYAAGVAARSDVIQAQTQLQTAQAAAIDNGVQRAQDEHAIAVLVGEPASTFSIPPMPLTATPPAVPAQMPSALLERRPDIASAERKAAAANEQIGVAIAAFFPSLTLSATGGFQSSVFSQLLTLPSRFWTLGPQLAGTIFDAGLREAKTEAARAAYDQDVATYRQTILAAFQDVEDNLASQRILGQEIVVQRQAVDSARQALTIVTNEYKAGTVGYVNVLTAQTTAFLAEQKLESLAGQRMVSSVGLVKALGGGWDVSQMNRETGDVAAPAPLPAASATPVAQSGATPQPAQSN, from the coding sequence ATGCAGTTTGAACGAATCTCGCGCGCGCGGACGCTTGCGCCCCGCGCCCTGACTATCGCAGTCGCTGCGGCCCTCGCCACCCTGCTGGCCGGTTGCGTCGTCGGTCCCGATTACAAACGGCCCGCGGCCGAGATCCCCGCGTCCTATAAGGAAGCCGCCCCCGGCTGGAAAGTCGCTCAGCCGGCCGATCAGCAAGACCGCGGCGACTGGTGGACCATCTACGAAGACCCGCAACTCAACGCGCTCGAAGACAAGCTGAACGCGTCGAACCAGACGATCGCCCAATTCGCCGCCGCTTACCGCCAAGCACGGGCGCTGGTTGGCGAGGCCCGTGCGGCGTATTTCCCGACCATCGGTGCATCGGCAGGCGGCACGCGTTCCGGCTATGGTTCGTCGTCCGGCAACAACACGACGACCACCTCGAGCCGCTCCGGCATCAGCAACAGCTACAACGTGCAACTCGACGCAAGCTGGGAGCCGGACCTGTGGGGGTCGGTCACCCGCTCGGTGAATTCGCAGAAAGCCGGTGCGCAGGGCGCCGCCGCCGATCTGGCGAATGCGCGGCTGTCCGCCCAGGGCACGCTCGCGCAAACCTATTTCTCGCTGCGCGCGCTCGACTCCACCCAGAAGCTGCTCGACGACACCGTCGTGGCCTATCAGAAATCGCTGCAACTCACGCAGAATCAGTACGCGGCGGGCGTCGCCGCGCGGTCGGACGTGATTCAGGCGCAAACGCAGTTGCAAACGGCGCAAGCGGCCGCCATCGACAACGGTGTGCAGCGCGCGCAGGACGAGCACGCGATCGCTGTGCTCGTCGGCGAGCCGGCCTCGACCTTCTCGATTCCGCCGATGCCGCTGACCGCCACGCCGCCTGCCGTGCCCGCGCAGATGCCGTCGGCGCTCCTCGAGCGGCGTCCGGATATCGCATCGGCCGAGCGCAAGGCGGCGGCGGCGAACGAACAGATCGGCGTCGCGATCGCGGCGTTCTTCCCGTCGCTCACCCTGTCGGCCACCGGCGGCTTCCAAAGTTCGGTGTTTTCGCAACTGCTGACCTTACCGTCGCGCTTCTGGACACTCGGCCCGCAACTCGCCGGCACGATCTTCGACGCCGGCTTGCGCGAGGCCAAGACCGAAGCGGCGCGCGCGGCGTACGATCAGGATGTCGCCACCTACCGTCAAACGATTCTGGCCGCGTTCCAGGACGTCGAGGACAACCTTGCCTCGCAGCGCATCCTCGGACAGGAAATCGTCGTGCAGCGGCAAGCGGTGGATTCAGCGCGTCAGGCGCTCACCATCGTCACGAACGAGTACAAGGCCGGCACGGTCGGCTACGTCAACGTGCTGACCGCACAGACCACGGCCTTCCTGGCTGAGCAAAAGCTGGAGAGCCTCGCGGGGCAGCGGATGGTGTCGTCGGTGGGTCTGGTGAAGGCGCTCGGCGGCGGCTGGGATGTGTCGCAAATGAACCGCGAAACGGGCGATGTGGCGGCGCCCGCGCCGCTGCCGGCAGCGTCGGCGACGCCTGTGGCGCAAAGCGGAGCCACGCCGCAACCAGCGCAGAGCAACTAG
- a CDS encoding general secretion pathway protein M, whose translation MKAELAQSWAGFWDQRTEREKTLLAWGSGVLAVVIAWSVLWAPAQDGRAHLRESLPTLQRQLAQMTAQSNEARQLSAAAQGVAPTGAALKDALTASLSDHGLAATQVQVIGNAVQIQMKNASFPAWTSWVDDARKQFKVQVAEAHVTALKEDGQVDLMASLQPSTAK comes from the coding sequence ATGAAAGCTGAACTCGCCCAAAGCTGGGCTGGATTCTGGGACCAGCGCACCGAGCGCGAAAAGACCCTGCTGGCGTGGGGCAGCGGGGTGCTGGCCGTGGTGATCGCGTGGTCGGTGCTGTGGGCGCCGGCGCAGGATGGGCGCGCGCATCTGCGTGAATCGCTGCCCACCTTGCAGCGTCAGTTGGCGCAGATGACCGCGCAGTCGAATGAAGCGCGCCAGCTCTCCGCGGCGGCTCAAGGTGTCGCACCGACCGGCGCTGCGCTCAAGGACGCGCTCACCGCCTCGCTCAGCGATCACGGTCTTGCCGCGACCCAGGTGCAGGTGATCGGCAACGCCGTGCAGATCCAGATGAAAAACGCGTCGTTCCCGGCGTGGACGAGCTGGGTTGACGACGCGCGCAAGCAGTTCAAGGTGCAGGTCGCCGAGGCGCACGTGACCGCGCTCAAGGAAGACGGCCAGGTGGATCTGATGGCGTCGTTGCAGCCGTCTACCGCGAAATGA
- a CDS encoding transcriptional regulator, MarR family translates to MTDGPYNADEIHLESSLGYYLTKARNVLVERMDRAVKPLGLTAQQIGVILVLSAQRASTPFELSRVMSYDSGSMTRLLDRLEKKGFIVRTRSDADRRMVKLELTPQGHEAARQLPSLGAAVLNEQLRGFSAADHAALLDLLGRFIANGIGEGASACCSLGSPQESLEDSPEEPLPDHGGQ, encoded by the coding sequence ATGACTGACGGCCCCTACAACGCGGACGAGATTCACCTCGAATCGAGTCTTGGCTATTACCTGACGAAAGCGCGAAACGTGCTTGTCGAGCGGATGGACCGTGCGGTCAAACCGTTAGGACTGACCGCCCAGCAGATCGGCGTGATTCTGGTGTTGTCGGCACAACGCGCGAGCACGCCGTTCGAGTTGTCGCGGGTCATGTCATACGACAGCGGATCGATGACGCGCCTGCTCGATCGCCTTGAAAAGAAAGGCTTTATCGTGCGTACGCGCAGCGACGCGGACCGTCGGATGGTCAAGCTGGAGCTGACGCCGCAGGGCCATGAAGCCGCGCGGCAATTGCCGAGTCTGGGCGCAGCCGTGCTGAACGAGCAGTTGCGCGGATTTTCCGCCGCGGACCACGCGGCCTTGCTCGATCTGCTCGGCCGCTTCATTGCGAACGGCATCGGCGAGGGAGCAAGCGCGTGTTGCAGCCTCGGATCGCCGCAGGAATCGCTGGAAGATTCACCCGAAGAGCCGCTGCCAGATCACGGCGGGCAGTAA
- a CDS encoding MFS transporter, DHA2 family, multidrug resistance protein — MAATATAEALPAAELAPLKGGMLALLTVGLALGTFMEVLDTSIANVAVPTISGSLGVATSQGTWVISSYSVASAIAVPLTGWLARRVGEVRLFTLSVLLFTIASALCGFAHNFESLIAFRLLQGLVSGPMVPLSQTILMRSYPTEKRGLALGLWAMTVICAPIFGPVMGGYITDNYTWPWIFYINVPIGLFSAVCAFLLLRGRETKVTKQRIDAIGLALLVIGVSCLQMVLDLGKDRDWFNSTFIITLAIIAVVSIAFLLVWEMTDKEPVVDLSLFKDRNFALGVVIISFGFMAFFGSVVIFPLWLQTVMGYTAGLAGLATAPVGILALFLSPMIGKNMHRLNLRVVASFAFIVFAFVSFWNSTFTLDVPFNHVIWPRLVQGIGVACFFVPMTTITLSSVSDERLASASGLSNFFRTLSGAIGTAVSTTYWENDTIYHHAMLTDSVNVYSANTNAYTNGLAGLGLSGDSLTAQLNQVVTAQAYMMATNDFFRISCAAFLVLAVLVWVTKPRKGVGPSMGH; from the coding sequence ATGGCTGCCACGGCTACCGCCGAAGCCCTACCCGCCGCTGAACTTGCCCCGCTCAAGGGCGGGATGTTGGCGTTGCTCACCGTCGGTCTCGCGCTCGGTACGTTCATGGAAGTGCTCGACACGTCGATCGCGAACGTCGCTGTGCCGACCATTTCCGGCAGCCTCGGCGTAGCGACCAGTCAGGGCACCTGGGTCATCTCGTCGTATTCCGTGGCCTCGGCGATCGCGGTGCCGTTGACTGGCTGGCTCGCGCGGCGCGTCGGCGAGGTGCGGTTGTTCACGCTGTCGGTGCTGCTTTTCACGATCGCCTCGGCGCTGTGCGGCTTCGCGCACAATTTCGAGTCGCTGATTGCGTTCCGGCTTCTGCAGGGGCTAGTTTCCGGGCCGATGGTCCCGCTTTCGCAGACGATTCTGATGCGCTCGTACCCAACGGAAAAGCGCGGGCTCGCGCTTGGTCTTTGGGCGATGACCGTGATTTGCGCGCCGATTTTTGGGCCCGTGATGGGCGGGTATATCACCGATAACTACACGTGGCCGTGGATCTTTTATATCAATGTGCCGATTGGGTTGTTCTCGGCGGTGTGCGCGTTCCTGCTGTTGCGTGGCCGCGAGACCAAGGTCACCAAGCAGCGTATCGATGCGATTGGCCTCGCGTTGCTTGTGATTGGCGTGTCGTGTTTGCAGATGGTGCTTGACCTCGGCAAGGATCGCGACTGGTTCAACTCGACGTTTATCATCACGCTGGCGATTATTGCGGTGGTGTCGATTGCGTTCCTGCTGGTGTGGGAGATGACGGATAAGGAGCCCGTTGTCGATCTTTCGCTATTCAAGGATCGTAATTTCGCGCTTGGTGTGGTGATTATTTCGTTCGGATTTATGGCGTTCTTTGGGTCTGTGGTGATTTTCCCGCTCTGGTTGCAGACGGTGATGGGGTACACCGCGGGGCTTGCTGGTTTGGCAACCGCGCCGGTCGGGATTCTTGCGCTGTTTTTGTCGCCGATGATCGGCAAGAACATGCATCGGTTGAACCTGCGCGTGGTGGCGAGTTTTGCATTCATCGTGTTCGCGTTCGTGTCGTTCTGGAACTCGACTTTTACCCTCGATGTGCCGTTCAATCATGTGATCTGGCCGCGGTTGGTGCAAGGGATTGGGGTGGCTTGTTTCTTTGTGCCAATGACGACTATTACGCTGTCCAGCGTGTCGGATGAGCGGCTTGCTAGTGCTTCTGGGTTGTCGAACTTTTTTCGGACGTTGTCCGGGGCGATTGGGACGGCTGTTAGTACGACTTACTGGGAAAACGATACGATTTATCATCATGCGATGTTGACTGATTCTGTCAATGTCTATTCGGCTAATACCAATGCTTATACCAATGGGTTGGCGGGGCTTGGGCTTTCGGGGGATAGCCTTACTGCTCAGTTGAATCAGGTTGTTACGGCGCAGGCTTATATGATGGCCACTAATGATTTTTTTCGGATTTCCTGTGCGGCGTTTCTTGTGTTGGCTGTGCTGGTTTGGGTGACTAAGCCCAGGAAAGGGGTGGGGCCTTCTATGGGGCATTGA